A stretch of Terriglobia bacterium DNA encodes these proteins:
- a CDS encoding response regulator codes for MSTIPTVYFIDDSATMREVIKIAFRRENINVVACHDAATALVEIETAKPDIVITDVIMPDKDGYDVCQHIKSHPELAKTPVILMSGVVNRAVAEKAFAVKADELLRKPFQPQDLIARVKHLLKSNGAPVPTPAAAANAAVALSSIFSAAASAPMPPRSVPATPPPVQQRAAVAAAPAPATPLPITATAAVPLPQPVAVAAPAATVPVSVAQPAITNGNGTATAAKAAPLNDAGKLKIEIMRLEGLVKKLQSELQAEREYSRALEAHVKTLQESD; via the coding sequence ATGAGCACGATTCCCACTGTCTATTTTATCGATGACAGTGCGACCATGCGCGAAGTGATCAAGATCGCCTTTCGGCGTGAGAACATCAATGTGGTGGCCTGCCATGATGCAGCCACGGCGCTGGTGGAAATCGAAACGGCGAAGCCGGATATTGTGATCACTGACGTGATCATGCCGGACAAGGACGGTTACGACGTTTGCCAGCATATCAAGTCGCATCCTGAACTGGCGAAGACGCCGGTGATCCTGATGTCGGGCGTGGTCAATCGCGCGGTGGCGGAAAAGGCATTTGCCGTAAAGGCCGACGAGCTTCTGCGTAAGCCTTTCCAGCCGCAAGATCTGATTGCCCGCGTCAAGCATCTGCTCAAGAGCAATGGCGCTCCTGTTCCCACGCCTGCCGCAGCCGCGAATGCGGCGGTAGCGCTCAGCAGTATCTTTTCGGCAGCAGCATCGGCTCCAATGCCGCCGCGTTCTGTTCCCGCAACGCCGCCGCCAGTGCAGCAACGTGCCGCAGTGGCCGCTGCGCCCGCGCCTGCAACGCCATTACCCATCACGGCGACAGCTGCTGTTCCTTTGCCCCAGCCAGTTGCAGTTGCAGCGCCTGCGGCAACAGTCCCAGTTTCAGTTGCTCAGCCAGCTATAACGAATGGAAACGGCACCGCTACGGCTGCAAAAGCTGCGCCGCTGAATGATGCCGGGAAGTTGAAGATCGAGATTATGCGCCTGGAAGGCCTGGTGAAAAAACTACAGTCAGAATTGCAGGCCGAACGCGAGTACTCAAGAGCGCTTGAGGCGCACGTAAAGACCTTGCAGGAATCTGATTAG
- a CDS encoding chemotaxis protein CheW yields MKPLKQLRPEVKAAREDVIVFAVGGYKLAVAAGAIKEIRGMDDLHPFKLGGISAQIAKLKYTLERSGTTYFVIDAAQHFRLPASHASRVMVLRNMPTGVLVDSTDRIMEISALHAVPPAFTHEERAWYRGLAVVNGLVVPIVNHNAFLNRAELETLRAGLERVRGVVTI; encoded by the coding sequence GTGAAGCCCTTGAAACAGCTGCGGCCAGAAGTGAAAGCGGCGCGTGAAGATGTGATCGTGTTTGCCGTGGGTGGGTACAAACTTGCTGTTGCCGCGGGCGCGATCAAGGAAATCCGCGGCATGGATGACCTGCATCCGTTCAAGCTGGGAGGAATTTCTGCGCAGATCGCGAAGCTAAAGTACACGCTGGAGCGGAGCGGCACTACCTATTTTGTGATCGATGCCGCGCAGCATTTTCGCCTGCCGGCTTCGCATGCATCGCGAGTGATGGTCCTGCGCAATATGCCTACTGGCGTGCTGGTGGACTCGACGGACCGCATCATGGAGATTTCAGCACTGCATGCGGTGCCGCCAGCTTTCACCCATGAAGAGCGAGCATGGTATCGGGGCCTGGCCGTGGTGAATGGACTGGTAGTGCCGATTGTGAATCACAACGCTTTTTTGAACAGGGCAGAGCTGGAAACTCTGCGCGCAGGGCTGGAACGTGTGCGCGGCGTGGTGACGATATGA
- a CDS encoding DUF4388 domain-containing protein — protein sequence MNPTVATPAKILLIDANVFLARRITEALKLEGFEVVHTTQSGYALTMLEYDTPSAILCSTNLREISAHDLPPIINADPKTAHIPVIALGDGGDQALMEAFRSGCADYVDKRLGPELIAAQIKTFLRSSAEGFHPVQMLNSADEGLTGSLSHLDLPGVVQMLVHSRQTGSLSVNAGDIDGILFFENGNITHAESGDRIGDDAVVHIVKHCNGVDTGSYKFLPGESAATRTVLRSATELMLEALRELDESAHDNGDGGFR from the coding sequence ATGAACCCCACGGTCGCCACGCCCGCCAAGATTTTGCTGATTGATGCCAACGTGTTTCTGGCCCGCCGCATTACTGAGGCGCTCAAGCTTGAAGGATTCGAGGTCGTCCACACGACGCAATCGGGCTATGCGTTGACCATGCTGGAATATGACACGCCTTCGGCAATTCTGTGTTCAACCAATCTGCGGGAGATCAGCGCTCATGATTTGCCGCCGATCATCAATGCCGATCCAAAAACCGCGCATATCCCTGTGATTGCACTCGGCGATGGCGGCGATCAGGCATTGATGGAAGCTTTTCGCTCCGGTTGCGCCGACTACGTGGACAAGCGCCTGGGGCCGGAGTTGATCGCGGCGCAGATCAAAACCTTCCTACGCAGTAGTGCTGAAGGTTTTCATCCTGTGCAGATGCTGAATTCAGCCGATGAAGGACTGACCGGCAGCCTTTCTCATCTTGATTTGCCCGGAGTGGTCCAGATGCTGGTGCACTCGCGCCAAACCGGATCGCTCTCGGTGAATGCGGGTGACATTGATGGAATCTTATTTTTTGAGAATGGCAATATTACACACGCTGAAAGTGGAGACCGCATTGGCGATGATGCTGTGGTCCACATTGTGAAGCACTGCAACGGCGTGGATACCGGATCCTATAAATTTTTGCCCGGAGAGAGCGCCGCCACGCGCACCGTGCTCCGCTCGGCTACGGAACTGATGCTGGAAGCCCTGCGGGAGCTGGATGAGTCCGCGCACGACAACGGTGATGGAGGTTTTAGATGA
- a CDS encoding glycoside hydrolase family 3 protein, translating into MVQNLVVVGIVLLALSSHAVAGDFQRVGPVHLDHDGEKWAQKTLKKLSLEEKIGQMFMIRLAMPQFVNLKNPEYLNWLDQIARYHLGSVLLTVPAEGPSLSKSEPYEAAMLVNQLQRASKIPLLVAADYERGLSMRLYGTTVFPHSMAFGAAAKPEFAEQFGKIVAQESRAIGVQWNLMPIADVNSNPANPVINTRSFGEDPAQVSSLVAAYIRGARNNGLLTAAKHFPGHGDTSTDSHLGLAAVNRTREQINQIDLPPFRAAIAAGTDAVMVAHITAPVLEPDRSRVATNSPAIVTGILKQQLGFKGLVMTDAMDMAGLTAVYPEGGSAAAKHAAIDTVRAGNDMLILFTDLDGAYKGLLSAARSGEIPEKRIDESVLKILRAKASVGLNKASQIDINNISSMISSPQNLATAQQIADSAITLVRDNGRMLPLRPQRRSASAPAYGTVQQEGSKFLCIIFTDDVRSDNGRQLQRELRARIPDAKIIFVDPRIAAGSSAEIQSALSSAENVLAAIYLIPVPGRAVRKEGSTAVNTISVPDATAALLQSILEIKREKTVVVSFGSPYFLADFPQIENYVCAYSNASTSETGAVKALFGEIPFRGRLPVTIPGMAQRGAGTDQPAQGLRSGARATR; encoded by the coding sequence TTGGTCCAAAATTTGGTGGTCGTCGGCATTGTTCTGCTCGCCCTCTCGTCTCACGCCGTTGCCGGCGATTTTCAGCGCGTCGGGCCAGTCCATCTTGATCATGACGGCGAAAAGTGGGCCCAAAAAACTCTCAAGAAGCTCTCTCTTGAAGAAAAAATTGGGCAGATGTTCATGATCCGGCTGGCCATGCCACAATTTGTGAACCTCAAAAACCCCGAGTACCTGAACTGGCTCGACCAGATTGCGCGCTATCACCTGGGCTCTGTTCTGTTGACTGTACCTGCTGAAGGCCCATCCCTTTCCAAGAGCGAGCCCTATGAAGCGGCCATGCTGGTTAACCAGCTTCAGCGCGCCTCCAAAATCCCACTGCTTGTGGCTGCCGACTATGAACGCGGCCTCTCTATGCGTCTGTATGGGACTACGGTCTTTCCGCACAGCATGGCTTTTGGGGCCGCAGCCAAGCCGGAATTTGCCGAACAGTTCGGAAAGATTGTCGCTCAGGAATCCCGCGCCATCGGCGTGCAGTGGAACCTGATGCCCATCGCCGACGTGAATTCCAACCCCGCGAATCCTGTCATCAATACTCGCTCCTTTGGTGAAGATCCCGCACAGGTGAGCTCTCTGGTGGCAGCTTACATTCGCGGAGCGCGCAACAACGGCCTTCTCACTGCCGCCAAGCATTTTCCGGGACACGGCGATACCTCTACCGATTCGCATCTGGGATTGGCTGCGGTGAATCGCACGCGCGAACAGATCAATCAGATTGATCTTCCTCCTTTCCGCGCCGCCATCGCCGCGGGAACCGACGCCGTCATGGTGGCGCACATCACAGCTCCTGTGCTCGAACCAGACCGGTCGCGGGTCGCCACCAACTCGCCCGCGATCGTCACCGGGATTCTTAAGCAGCAGCTCGGTTTCAAGGGACTGGTAATGACCGACGCCATGGATATGGCCGGCCTCACCGCCGTGTATCCGGAAGGCGGTTCCGCAGCGGCCAAACACGCTGCCATCGACACTGTAAGAGCGGGCAATGACATGCTGATTCTCTTTACTGATCTTGATGGCGCGTACAAAGGCCTTTTGAGCGCTGCGCGCAGCGGAGAGATCCCGGAAAAACGCATTGACGAATCTGTGCTGAAGATTTTGCGCGCGAAGGCGAGCGTGGGGCTGAACAAGGCCAGCCAGATCGATATCAACAATATTTCATCCATGATTTCCAGTCCGCAAAACCTGGCGACTGCGCAGCAGATAGCCGATTCCGCCATCACCCTTGTTCGCGACAACGGCCGCATGCTGCCGCTCAGGCCGCAGCGACGTTCGGCTTCTGCCCCGGCTTATGGAACCGTACAACAGGAAGGAAGCAAGTTCTTGTGCATCATCTTTACTGACGACGTAAGAAGCGACAACGGTCGCCAGTTACAGCGCGAGCTACGAGCCCGTATTCCCGACGCAAAAATCATCTTTGTGGATCCGCGCATCGCCGCCGGTAGTTCGGCGGAAATCCAAAGCGCTCTTAGCTCAGCGGAAAATGTCCTAGCCGCGATCTACTTAATCCCCGTTCCCGGCCGCGCTGTACGCAAGGAAGGCTCTACCGCGGTGAACACCATTTCCGTTCCAGATGCCACGGCGGCTTTGCTGCAATCGATCCTTGAGATCAAGCGAGAAAAGACCGTAGTGGTAAGTTTTGGATCGCCTTATTTTCTGGCAGACTTTCCGCAGATTGAAAATTACGTCTGCGCCTACTCGAATGCCAGTACTTCTGAGACGGGAGCGGTGAAAGCATTGTTCGGTGAGATTCCATTTCGCGGGCGCTTGCCGGTGACAATTCCAGGCATGGCCCAACGCGGAGCAGGCACGGACCAACCTGCCCAAGGCCTTCGAAGCGGAGCACGCGCCACCCGCTGA
- a CDS encoding Na+:solute symporter: MSLTWTDWIVIGGYLLINLAIGIYYRRRSGGNTEEFFVSGRNVSWWLAGTSMVATTFAADTPLFVSGVIATQGIAGNWIWWTSCLGGMLTVFFFARYWRRAEVLTDVELTEMRYGGKPAAFLRGFKAIYLGLAMNCLILGWVTNAMVSIIAVLLGPLIAQGKVLQLTLGGHTLLHYTLGAPSHTALLICIFVLIPFTGIYTSIGGLWGVLVTDLFQFALKMTMVIVLAWVAVVKVGGMQALKLQLQFIGQQVQKTGVQTSNPLAFFPDFHLGWTSSAIWTLPVLTFLMYLGVQWWSAWYPGAEPGGGGYVAQRMFCARDEKNSLGATLWFNIAHYAVRPWPWIITGLVALAVYSPHGGLRPDAAFGANPQQGYVMVLRDFLPPALRGVMVAAFLAAFMSTLGTQLNWGVSYLVNDLYRRFMVRQKTEKHYVAVGRLFTILMVLISGYVASQLHSVGQGWQIVLGLGVGTGAVYILRWYWWRISAWSEISAMVVAAVVAVYLNKHFPGDDPVTFAKTSLITAGITTVAWIAVTFLTPAESEEKLLAFYRRVRPTVHGWKRIAALAPEIPQVRDIGSNAFDWLMGCVLVYGTLFGIGKIIFGELAVGLLLLAIAAVAGYLIFWDLSRRGWQALSGTDQTAVTLKMDSSQAQKNLS, encoded by the coding sequence GTGTCACTAACCTGGACTGACTGGATCGTGATCGGCGGCTATCTGCTGATTAACCTGGCGATTGGCATTTACTACCGCCGTCGCTCGGGCGGCAACACCGAAGAGTTTTTTGTGTCCGGACGGAATGTCTCCTGGTGGCTGGCCGGGACCTCCATGGTCGCCACAACTTTTGCTGCGGACACTCCGCTGTTTGTGAGCGGCGTGATTGCGACGCAGGGAATCGCCGGCAACTGGATATGGTGGACATCTTGCCTTGGCGGCATGCTCACTGTCTTTTTCTTTGCCCGCTACTGGCGTCGTGCGGAAGTGCTGACCGACGTGGAACTCACTGAGATGCGCTATGGCGGCAAACCGGCGGCGTTTCTACGCGGATTCAAAGCCATATATCTCGGCTTGGCGATGAATTGTCTCATCCTGGGCTGGGTCACCAACGCTATGGTCAGCATTATCGCAGTTCTGCTGGGGCCGCTCATTGCGCAGGGCAAAGTCCTGCAACTGACTCTGGGTGGACACACTCTGCTGCATTACACGCTGGGCGCTCCCAGCCACACGGCCTTGCTGATCTGTATTTTCGTGTTGATTCCTTTTACCGGCATTTACACATCCATCGGCGGTCTTTGGGGCGTGCTCGTGACCGACCTGTTTCAGTTTGCCTTGAAGATGACGATGGTGATCGTTCTGGCATGGGTTGCGGTGGTGAAAGTCGGGGGCATGCAGGCACTCAAGCTTCAGCTCCAGTTTATTGGCCAGCAGGTGCAAAAGACTGGAGTGCAGACATCGAACCCGCTGGCGTTCTTTCCTGACTTCCATCTTGGCTGGACATCGAGCGCCATCTGGACATTGCCGGTGTTAACGTTCCTGATGTATCTCGGTGTGCAGTGGTGGTCAGCATGGTACCCAGGCGCGGAGCCGGGCGGCGGAGGCTACGTGGCGCAACGCATGTTCTGCGCCCGCGACGAAAAGAATTCACTGGGCGCGACTCTTTGGTTCAACATTGCCCATTACGCTGTACGTCCGTGGCCATGGATTATCACGGGATTAGTCGCGCTGGCTGTGTATTCACCACATGGCGGCCTGCGTCCTGACGCTGCATTTGGCGCGAATCCCCAGCAGGGCTACGTAATGGTATTGCGTGATTTTCTTCCTCCAGCTCTGCGCGGTGTGATGGTGGCCGCGTTTCTTGCGGCCTTTATGTCCACCCTGGGGACGCAACTGAACTGGGGTGTTTCTTATCTGGTAAACGACTTGTACCGCCGGTTTATGGTGCGACAGAAAACTGAGAAACATTACGTGGCAGTGGGACGGCTTTTTACCATCCTGATGGTGTTAATCAGCGGCTATGTCGCTTCGCAATTGCATTCGGTTGGCCAAGGATGGCAAATCGTTCTTGGCCTGGGCGTGGGGACTGGAGCGGTATACATCCTGCGCTGGTACTGGTGGCGCATCAGCGCATGGAGCGAGATCAGCGCCATGGTCGTTGCCGCCGTGGTTGCGGTTTATCTCAACAAGCATTTTCCCGGCGACGATCCAGTTACATTTGCCAAGACTTCATTGATCACGGCGGGAATCACGACCGTGGCATGGATCGCGGTCACTTTTCTAACCCCCGCGGAGTCAGAAGAAAAGCTGCTGGCGTTTTATCGTCGCGTGCGACCGACGGTGCATGGCTGGAAGCGCATTGCGGCACTAGCGCCAGAAATCCCACAAGTGCGCGATATCGGCAGCAACGCTTTTGACTGGCTCATGGGATGCGTGCTCGTCTATGGAACTCTCTTCGGAATCGGCAAGATCATCTTTGGCGAACTCGCCGTTGGTCTCCTGCTGCTGGCGATTGCTGCCGTAGCCGGTTATCTGATTTTCTGGGACCTCTCACGGCGAGGCTGGCAGGCCCTTTCCGGTACAGACCAGACCGCTGTTACACTCAAGATGGATTCGTCGCAGGCGCAAAAGAACCTTTCCTGA
- a CDS encoding polyphosphate kinase 2 family protein has product MKIAKKALKLADAFKVRHAGSFRLKDFDPADIRGIDSKEKADELLQQSVAVLQDLQEKLYAQDQWAVLLIFQAMDAAGKDSLIKHVMSGVNPQACEVSSFKQPSAEELDHDFLWRTTRRLPERGKIGIFNRSYYEEVLVVRVHQEYLQKQHLPPELVTKKIWKERFKDIRNFEEYLTRNGVIIRKFFLHVSKEEQKRRFLARLDEPEKNWKFSEGDVHERKYWEDYMNAYEDMIRHTSTPDAPWYVVPADHKWFTHIAVSSAIIQTLEDMDLQLPKVDKVRRKQLDAARQALQKSRD; this is encoded by the coding sequence ATGAAGATCGCGAAGAAAGCCCTCAAACTGGCGGATGCATTCAAGGTCAGACACGCGGGATCTTTTCGTCTCAAGGATTTCGACCCCGCCGATATCCGTGGCATCGATTCCAAAGAAAAAGCCGATGAGCTTTTGCAGCAAAGCGTGGCCGTGCTGCAGGACCTTCAGGAAAAACTCTACGCCCAGGACCAGTGGGCCGTCCTGCTGATCTTCCAGGCCATGGATGCCGCGGGCAAAGACAGCCTGATCAAGCACGTAATGTCTGGCGTAAACCCGCAGGCTTGTGAGGTATCGAGCTTTAAACAGCCCTCAGCCGAAGAACTGGACCATGATTTTCTCTGGCGGACGACGCGCCGGCTGCCGGAGCGCGGAAAAATTGGCATCTTCAACCGCTCATATTATGAAGAAGTCCTCGTCGTTCGGGTGCATCAGGAATATCTGCAAAAACAGCATCTTCCGCCGGAACTTGTAACAAAAAAGATATGGAAAGAGCGCTTCAAAGATATTCGCAACTTTGAGGAATACCTTACGCGCAACGGCGTCATCATCCGGAAATTCTTTCTCCATGTTTCCAAAGAGGAACAGAAGCGGCGATTTCTTGCCCGGCTGGACGAGCCGGAAAAGAACTGGAAATTTTCAGAAGGCGATGTCCATGAGCGCAAATACTGGGAAGACTACATGAACGCCTATGAAGACATGATCCGCCACACTTCTACTCCAGATGCGCCTTGGTACGTGGTGCCCGCCGATCACAAATGGTTTACCCATATCGCGGTAAGCTCGGCCATCATCCAGACGCTGGAAGACATGGATCTCCAGTTGCCCAAGGTCGATAAAGTACGCCGCAAGCAGCTGGACGCAGCAAGGCAGGCGTTGCAGAAGTCGCGTGACTAA
- a CDS encoding peptidase domain-containing ABC transporter, translating into MKFSWEQKLPMVFQTEAAECGLACLAMIAGYHGLRVDLPALRHRFSVSLRGATLNHIIKFAAALDLTGRPLRVELEDLAYLKAPCILHWKMEHFVVLKKVTRKYVYLHDPAVGPRRVSFAEASRHFTGVALELTPTPSFVQREERRPLRLRDLIGRVSGLKRALAQIFVLASALEIFSIISPLFLQLTVDKVLASFDRDLLFTLGVGFMLLIGLQSFLGALRSWTTLYFGTLLKLQWYANLFSHLVRLPVSFFEKRYFGDILSRFDGAEAIQRTLTNNFIETLLDGLISIFVLAVMFFYSRQLALIVIASVLIYVALRNFAYRPLRQSTEEQIMRLAKQQTHLIETLRGIRTIKVLGREDGRKTRWMNLLADTTNAQVAAEKLTLLFRAANGLIFGLQTVAVVWAGAMLVLGGKFSVGMLFAFVAYQEQFKARITTLVDRLYEFRMLSLQVQRLADVVLEKPESTFIDDAGAVEDSSIDVKHLFFRYSDTEPWLLHDVTFRIEPGECVAIVGASGAGKSTLLKLMAGLLKPQSGDVVVNGHSVCESRAAVLGNVGFVLQDDSLFAGTIAENIAFASDVADMARVQECARLACLDDEINEMHMGYSTLIGEMGSALSGGQQQRLLLARALYQRPSILILDEATSHLDVPTEQRIAAMLVDLRMTRIFAAHRPDTIRIADRVITLSRSGTISEEPSSLRAAREAGARVYEGESYV; encoded by the coding sequence ATGAAATTTTCCTGGGAACAAAAACTGCCGATGGTCTTTCAGACTGAGGCGGCGGAGTGTGGCCTGGCTTGCCTTGCCATGATCGCCGGCTATCACGGTCTGCGCGTTGACCTGCCCGCGTTGCGGCACCGTTTCTCCGTTTCCCTTCGCGGCGCCACCCTGAACCATATCATCAAGTTCGCCGCCGCTCTTGATCTCACCGGACGCCCGCTTCGCGTGGAACTGGAAGACCTGGCCTATCTGAAAGCACCCTGCATCCTGCATTGGAAGATGGAACACTTTGTGGTGCTGAAGAAGGTCACGCGGAAATACGTGTACCTGCATGACCCCGCTGTAGGGCCGCGCAGGGTCAGTTTTGCTGAAGCCAGCCGTCACTTCACCGGCGTTGCGCTGGAACTGACTCCCACACCCAGCTTTGTGCAGCGTGAAGAGCGCCGCCCGCTCCGCCTGCGCGACCTCATTGGCCGCGTCTCCGGTCTCAAGCGCGCTCTGGCGCAGATCTTTGTGCTGGCTTCCGCTCTGGAAATATTTTCCATCATCAGCCCATTGTTCCTGCAACTCACCGTGGATAAGGTGCTCGCGTCGTTTGATCGCGACCTGCTCTTTACCCTTGGCGTCGGCTTCATGCTGTTGATCGGCCTGCAATCTTTCCTGGGAGCGCTGCGCAGTTGGACCACTCTTTATTTCGGCACGTTGCTCAAATTGCAGTGGTACGCCAATCTTTTCTCCCATCTGGTACGGCTGCCGGTATCTTTCTTTGAGAAGCGCTACTTCGGCGACATTCTCTCCCGCTTTGATGGCGCTGAAGCCATCCAGCGCACCCTCACTAACAACTTTATTGAAACACTGCTCGACGGCTTGATCTCCATCTTTGTTTTGGCCGTAATGTTCTTCTATAGCCGCCAGTTGGCGCTGATCGTGATTGCCAGCGTACTGATTTACGTCGCATTGCGTAATTTCGCCTACCGTCCATTGCGGCAATCCACGGAAGAGCAGATCATGCGTCTCGCCAAACAACAAACTCATCTGATTGAGACGCTTCGTGGCATTCGCACTATCAAAGTCCTGGGCCGTGAAGATGGCCGCAAGACGCGCTGGATGAACCTGCTTGCCGACACAACCAACGCCCAGGTGGCTGCGGAAAAGCTCACTCTGCTTTTCAGAGCTGCGAATGGGTTGATTTTTGGCCTGCAAACAGTAGCTGTGGTCTGGGCTGGCGCAATGCTGGTTCTGGGCGGCAAATTCAGCGTCGGCATGCTGTTTGCCTTCGTCGCTTATCAGGAACAATTCAAGGCGCGCATCACCACACTCGTTGACCGCTTGTATGAATTTCGCATGCTCTCGCTCCAGGTCCAGCGGCTTGCGGATGTGGTTCTGGAAAAACCTGAATCCACCTTCATCGATGACGCGGGAGCAGTTGAAGACTCTTCCATCGATGTGAAACACCTCTTCTTCCGCTACTCGGACACCGAGCCGTGGTTGTTGCACGACGTAACCTTCCGGATCGAACCGGGCGAGTGCGTGGCAATCGTAGGAGCCTCTGGAGCGGGAAAATCGACGCTGCTGAAACTAATGGCCGGGCTTCTGAAACCGCAATCGGGAGATGTGGTTGTTAATGGACATTCTGTGTGCGAGAGCCGCGCGGCAGTCCTGGGCAATGTTGGTTTTGTGTTGCAGGATGATTCTCTTTTTGCCGGGACCATTGCGGAAAACATCGCTTTTGCCTCTGACGTTGCCGACATGGCGCGGGTACAGGAATGTGCTCGTCTCGCCTGCCTCGACGATGAGATTAACGAGATGCACATGGGCTATAGCACGCTGATTGGTGAGATGGGGTCGGCTCTTTCCGGAGGCCAGCAACAGCGCCTTTTGTTGGCGCGCGCTCTTTATCAACGGCCTTCCATTCTGATACTGGATGAGGCCACCAGCCATCTCGACGTTCCCACTGAGCAGCGGATCGCGGCCATGCTGGTTGACCTGCGCATGACGCGCATTTTTGCCGCCCACCGTCCGGATACGATACGAATAGCCGACCGCGTCATCACTTTGTCGCGTTCCGGAACCATTTCTGAAGAACCGTCTTCATTGCGTGCAGCGCGTGAAGCGGGAGCACGAGTTTACGAAGGAGAAAGCTATGTCTAA
- a CDS encoding chemotaxis protein CheW produces MIAEGDKSYVLFPLGEKRFALRAETVTELARPDSVQTFPHRTPLLTGVLVRRGRIVPVCDVAQVLVGPTAPPRKFYLIANCKIGSRQELTAVPVTGECELASAASAPLTGSEPPYVSGILSLGDETIAVVALEKLICAEATA; encoded by the coding sequence ATGATCGCGGAGGGCGACAAATCGTATGTGCTCTTTCCTCTGGGCGAAAAGCGTTTTGCTCTGCGGGCAGAAACTGTAACTGAGCTGGCGCGGCCAGACAGCGTGCAGACGTTTCCGCATCGAACGCCGTTGCTGACGGGCGTGCTGGTACGTCGGGGAAGAATTGTTCCGGTGTGTGACGTTGCCCAGGTCCTGGTTGGACCGACAGCGCCGCCAAGAAAGTTTTATTTGATTGCGAACTGCAAAATCGGATCGCGCCAGGAACTGACGGCTGTGCCAGTCACGGGCGAATGTGAACTGGCCAGCGCGGCAAGCGCGCCGCTCACGGGCAGTGAGCCACCTTATGTCAGCGGCATACTGTCCCTTGGCGATGAGACTATCGCGGTCGTCGCATTGGAAAAGCTGATCTGCGCGGAGGCGACGGCATGA
- the rfbC gene encoding dTDP-4-dehydrorhamnose 3,5-epimerase encodes MSFKIESVHLNEVIVVQPEVRGDSRGFFMETYRADQFKELGLPTNFVQDNHSKSKKGVLRGLHFQWDPPMGKLMRVTRGAAFLVAVDIRKGSPTLGKWFGIEVSEENKKQVWAPYNFARGFCSLTDDCEVQYKTTGVYNQNAESGIHFADPQIGIQWPIDVASAETSERDRKAQSLEQWLASPLSDKLKYQSK; translated from the coding sequence ATGAGCTTTAAGATTGAGTCAGTCCATCTGAATGAAGTGATTGTCGTGCAGCCGGAGGTGCGCGGGGATTCGCGCGGCTTCTTTATGGAAACCTACCGCGCTGACCAGTTTAAGGAGTTAGGGCTCCCCACAAACTTTGTCCAGGACAACCATTCCAAGTCAAAAAAAGGTGTTTTGCGCGGCTTGCACTTCCAGTGGGACCCGCCGATGGGCAAACTGATGCGCGTGACGCGCGGCGCGGCGTTCCTGGTGGCCGTGGATATCCGCAAAGGGTCGCCGACTCTGGGAAAATGGTTTGGGATCGAGGTCTCAGAAGAAAACAAGAAACAGGTTTGGGCGCCTTATAACTTTGCCCGCGGATTCTGTTCGCTCACCGACGATTGTGAAGTCCAATACAAGACGACGGGCGTTTACAACCAGAACGCCGAGAGCGGAATTCATTTTGCTGATCCGCAGATTGGCATTCAGTGGCCCATTGATGTTGCCAGCGCGGAAACGTCCGAACGCGACCGCAAGGCGCAGAGCCTGGAGCAATGGCTGGCTTCGCCGCTTTCAGACAAGCTTAAGTACCAGTCCAAGTAA